One genomic window of Arvicola amphibius chromosome 4, mArvAmp1.2, whole genome shotgun sequence includes the following:
- the LOC119812912 gene encoding olfactory receptor 2B11, protein MRSDNQSYFWDPPKDFILLGISDRPWLELPLFVVLLGSYVLAMLGNISIILVSQLDPQLHSPMYIFLSHLSFLDLCYTTTTVPQMLVNMGSSRKTISYGGCTVQYAIFHWLGCTECIVLAAMALDRYVAICEPLRYAIIMHRPLCQQLVATAWLSGFGNSLVQVILTVKLPFCGQQVLNNFFCEVPAMIKLSCADTTVNDVTLAVLVAFFVLVPLALILLSYGFIARAVLRIRSSRGRHKAIGTCSSHLLVVSLFYLPAIYMYLQPPSSYSQEQGKFISLFYSIITPTLNPFIYTLRNKDVKGALGRLLAKTGRLCGR, encoded by the coding sequence ATGAGAAGTGACAACCAGAGCTACTTCTGGGACCCCCCAAAGGACTTCATCCTCCTGGGCATTTCTGACAGGCCATGGCTGGAGCTCCCACTCTTTGTAGTGCTGCTGGGGTCTTACGTTCTGGCTATGCTGGGAAACATCTCCATTATCCTAGTCTCCCAGCTGGATCCCCAGCTTCACAGCCCTATGTACATTTTCCTTAGCCACCTGTCCTTTCTGGACCTCTgctacaccaccaccaccgtccCTCAGATGCTGGTCAACATGGGCAGTTCCCGGAAGACCATCAGTTATGGTGGCTGCACCGTGCAGTACGCCATTTTCCACTGGCTGGGCTGCACCGAGTGCATTGTCTTGGCCGCCATGGCCCTGGACCGCTACGTGGCCATCTGTGAGCCGCTCCGGTATGCCATTATCATGCACCGCCCACTCTGCCAGCAGCTAGTGGCTACGGCCTGGCTCAGCGGTTTTGGCAACTCCCTCGTTCAGGTCATCCTGACAGTGAAGTTGCCTTTCTGCGGGCAGCAGGTACTAAACAACTTCTTCTGTGAGGTGCCAGCCATGATCAAGCTATCCTGTGCCGATACTACAGTGAACGATGTCACACTGGCGGTGCTGGTGGCCTTCTTCGTGCTGGTCCCTCTGGCCCTCATCCTTCTCTCCTATGGCTTCATTGCTCGGGCAGTGCTGAGGATCCGGTCCTCCAGGGGGCGGCACAAGGCCATCGGGACTTGCTCTTCCCACTTGCTGGTGGTTTCTCTTTTCTACCTACCTGCCATCTACATGTACCTGCAGCCTCCATCCAGTTACTCTCAGGAACAGGGCAAGTTTATCTCCCTCTTCTACTCCATAATAACGCCCACCCTCAACCCTTTCATCTATACCTTGAGGAATAAGGATGTGAAGGGAGCACTCGGAAGACTCCTGGCGAAGACTGGGAGGCTGTGTGGAAGGTGA
- the Nlrp3 gene encoding NACHT, LRR and PYD domains-containing protein 3 isoform X1, with translation MKMTSVRCKLAQYLEDLEDVDLRKFKMHLEDYPPESGCIPLPRGQMEKADHLDLATLMIDFNGEEKAWAMAVWIFAAINRRDLWEKAKKDQPEWNDSYASNLTMVCQEDSLEEEWKGLLGYLSQISICKKKKDYCKIYRRHVRSRFYCIKDRNARLGESVDLNNRYTQLQLVKEHPSKQEREYELLTISRTKTWDRPISSIKLELLFEPEDEHTEPVHTVVFQGAAGIGKTILARKIMLDWASRKLFKDKFDYVFFIHCREVSLRTPRSLGDLIVSCCPDPNPPVCKILHKPSRILFLMDGFDELQGAFDEHIGEVCTDWQKAVRGDILLSSLIRKKLLPKASLLITTRPVALEKLQHLLDHPRHVEILGFSEAKRKEYFFKYFSDELQAREAFRLIQENEILFTMCFIPLVCWIVCTGLKQQMETGKSLAQTSKTTTAVYVFFLSSLLQSRGDTEEHLFSSHLQGLCSLAADGIWNQKILFEECDLRKHGLQMTDVSAFLRMNVFQKEVDCERVYSFSHMTFQEFFAAMYYLLEEEEEGLAMRKGPAGCSDLLNRDVKVLLENYGKFEKGYLIFVVRFLFGLVNQERSSYLEKKLSCKISQQVRLELLKWIEVKAKAKKLQRQPSQLELFYCLYEMQEEDFVQRAMDHFPQIEINLSTRMDHVVSSFCIKNCRRVKTLSLGFLHNSPKEEEEKGGSQHMDQVHCVFPEPQAACSSRLANCYLTSGFCRGLFSSLSTNQNLTELDLSDNTLGDPGMRVLCEALQHPGCNIQRLWLGRCGLSHQCCFDISSVLSRSQKLMELDLSDNALGDFGVRLLCVGLKHPFCSLQKLWLVSCCLTSACCEDLVLVLSSHCSLTRLYIGENALGDSGVQVLCEKIKHPQCNLQKLGLVNSGLTSVCCSALSSVLKASRSLTHLYLRNNALGDTGLKLLCEGLLHPSCKLQMLELDNCSLTSHCCWNLSKMLTCNRSLRKLDLGNNDLGDLAVVMLCEVLKQQGCLLQSLQLGEMYFNYETKCALEALQEEKPELTVIFEPSW, from the exons ATGAAGATGACAAGTGTCCGCTGCAAGCTGGCCCAGTATCTAGAGGACCTCGAAGATGTGGACCTCAGGAAATTCAAAATGCACCTAGAAGATTATCCGCCCGAGAGTGGCTGCATCCCACTCCCCAGGGGCCAGATGGAGAAGGCTGACCATTTGGATCTAGCCACTCTCATGATTGACTTCAATGGGGAGGAGAAGGCCTGGGCCATGGCTGTGTGGATCTTCGCAGCTATCAACAGGAGAGACCTCTGggaaaaagctaaaaaggaccagcCAGAGTGGA aTGATTCGTATGCTTCTAATCTCACCATGGTATGCCAGGAAGACAGCCTTGAAGAGGAGTGGAAGGGTTTGCTGGGGTATCTTTCCCAGATCTCGAtttgtaagaaaaagaaag ATTACTGTAAGATATACAGACGTCATGTGAGAAGCAGGTTCTACTGTATCAAAGACAGGAATGCACGTCTGGGTGAGAGTGTGGACCTCAACAACCGCTATACTCAGCTACAACTGGTCAAGGAGCATCCGAGCAAGCAAGAGAGGGAGTATGAACTACTGACCATCAGCAGGACCAAAACGTGGGACAGACCCATAAGTTCCATTAAGCTGGAGTTGCTGTTTGAGCCCGAGGATGAGCACACAGAGCCTGTGCACACAGTGGTGTTCCAGGGAGCAGCAGGCATTGGGAAAACAATACTAGCCAGGAAGATTATGTTGGATTGGGCATCCAGGAAGCTCTTCAAAGACAAATTTGATTATGTATTCTTTATCCACTGTCGAGAGGTGAGCCTCAGGACACCAAGGAGTCTGGGAGACCTGATTGTCAGCTGCTGTCCTGACCCAAACCCACCAGTGTGCAAGATCCTGCACAAGCCCTCCAGGATACTCTTCCTCATGGATGGCTTTGATGAGCTGCAGGGGGCCTTTGATGAGCACATTGGAGAGGTCTGCACAGACTGGCAGAAGGCTGTGAGGGGAGACATTCTGCTGAGCAGCCTCATCCGAAAGAAACTGCTGCCCAAGGCCTCTCTGCTCATTACTACGAGGCCCGTAGCCTTGGAGAAGCTGCAGCATCTGCTGGACCACCCGCGCCATGTCGAGATCCTGGGTTTCTCTGAGGCCAAAAGGAAGGagtatttctttaagtatttctcagaTGAGCTGCAGGCCAGGGAAGCCTTCAGGCTGATCCAAGAGAATGAGATCCTCTTTACCATGTGCTTCATCCCTCTGGTCTGCTGGATCGTGTGCACGGGGCTGAAGCAGCAGATGGAGACTGGGAAGAGCCTGGCCCAGACCTCTAAGACCACTACCGCCGTCtatgtcttcttcctttccagcctGCTGCAATCCCGAGGGGACACAGAAGAGcacctcttctcttcccacctaCAGGGGCTCTGCTCACTGGCTGCAGATGGAATCTGGAACCAGAAAATCCTATTTGAGGAGTGTGATCTGAGGAAACATGGCCTGCAGATGACGGACGTCTCTGCTTTCCTGAGAATGAACGTGTTCCAGAAGGAAGTGGACTGTGAGAGAGTCTACAGCTTCAGCCACATGACCTTCCAGGAGTTCTTTGCTGCTATGTACTATCtgctggaagaggaggaagaggggctggCTATGAGGAAGGGACCAGCAGGCTGTTCAGATCTTCTGAACCGAGACGTGAAGGTCCTCCTAGAGAATTACGGCAAGTTTGAAAAAGGCTATCTGATTTTTGTTGTCCGTTTCCTCTTTGGCCTTGTAAACCAGGAGAGAAGCTCCTATTTGGAGAAGAAATTAAGTTGCAAGATCTCTCAGCAAGTCAGACTGGAACTGCTGAAATGGATTGAAGTGAAAGCCAAGGCCAAGAAGCTGCAGAGGCAGCCCAGCCAGCTGGAACTGTTCTACTGCTTGTATGAGATGCAGGAGGAAGACTTTGTGCAGAGAGCCATGGACCACTTCCCCCAAATTGAGATCAATCTCTCTACCAGAATGGACCATGTGGTTTCCTCCTTCTGTATCAAGAACTGTCGTCGGGTGAAAACCCTTTCCCTGGGGTTTCTCCACAACTCAcctaaggaagaagaagagaaaggaggaagtcaaCACATGGACCAGGTCCATTGTGTTTTCCCAGAGCCCCAAGCTGCCTGTTCTTCCAG ACTGGCGAACTGCTATCTCACGTCTGGCTTCTGCCGAGGCCTCTTCTCAAGTCTAAGCACCAACCAGAACCTCACTGAACTGGACCTCAGCGACAATACTCTGGGGGATCCGGGCATGAGGGTGCTGTGTGAAGCACTCCAGCATCCAGGCTGTAACATTCAGAGACTGTG GTTGGGACGCTGTGGACTTTCCCACCAATGCTGTTTCGACATCTCCTCTGTGCTGAGCCGCAGCCAGAAGCTGATGGAGCTGGATCTGAGCGATAACGCCTTGGGGGATTTTGGAGTCAGACTTCTGTGTGTGGGACTGAAGCACCCGTTCTGCAGCCTGCAGAAACTCTG GTTGGTCAGCTGCTGTCTCACATCTGCGTGCTGTGAGGATCTCGTGTTGGTTCTGAGCTCCCACTGTTCTCTGACCAGACTGTACATCGGAGAAAATGCCTTGGGAGATTCAGGAGTCCAAGTTTTGTGTGAAAAAATCAAACACCCTCAGTGTAACTTGCAGAAGCTGGG GTTGGTGAATTCTGGCCTCACTTCCGTTTGTTGTTCAGCTCTGAGCTCTGTCCTCAAAGCCAGCCGGAGCCTCACGCACCTCTACCTACGAAACAACGCTCTTGGAGACACGGGGCTCAAGCTCCTCTGTGAGGGACTTCTGCACCCCAGCTGCAAGCTACAGATGCTGGA GCTGGACAACTGCAGCCTCACCTCACACTGCTGCTGGAATCTCTCCAAAATGCTGACCTGCAACCGGAGCCTCCGGAAGCTGGACCTGGGCAACAACGACCTGGGCGACCTGGCTGTGGTGATGCTCTGCGAGGTTCTGAAGCAGCAGGGCTGCCTCCTGCAGAGCCTACA gtTGggtgaaatgtattttaattatgaaaCAAAATGTGCCTTAGAAGCGCTTCAGGAAGAGAAGCCGGAGCTGACTGTCATCTTTGAGCCTTCTTGGTAG
- the Nlrp3 gene encoding NACHT, LRR and PYD domains-containing protein 3 isoform X2: MKMTSVRCKLAQYLEDLEDVDLRKFKMHLEDYPPESGCIPLPRGQMEKADHLDLATLMIDFNGEEKAWAMAVWIFAAINRRDLWEKAKKDQPEWNDSYASNLTMVCQEDSLEEEWKGLLGYLSQISICKKKKDYCKIYRRHVRSRFYCIKDRNARLGESVDLNNRYTQLQLVKEHPSKQEREYELLTISRTKTWDRPISSIKLELLFEPEDEHTEPVHTVVFQGAAGIGKTILARKIMLDWASRKLFKDKFDYVFFIHCREVSLRTPRSLGDLIVSCCPDPNPPVCKILHKPSRILFLMDGFDELQGAFDEHIGEVCTDWQKAVRGDILLSSLIRKKLLPKASLLITTRPVALEKLQHLLDHPRHVEILGFSEAKRKEYFFKYFSDELQAREAFRLIQENEILFTMCFIPLVCWIVCTGLKQQMETGKSLAQTSKTTTAVYVFFLSSLLQSRGDTEEHLFSSHLQGLCSLAADGIWNQKILFEECDLRKHGLQMTDVSAFLRMNVFQKEVDCERVYSFSHMTFQEFFAAMYYLLEEEEEGLAMRKGPAGCSDLLNRDVKVLLENYGKFEKGYLIFVVRFLFGLVNQERSSYLEKKLSCKISQQVRLELLKWIEVKAKAKKLQRQPSQLELFYCLYEMQEEDFVQRAMDHFPQIEINLSTRMDHVVSSFCIKNCRRVKTLSLGFLHNSPKEEEEKGGSQHMDQVHCVFPEPQAACSSRLANCYLTSGFCRGLFSSLSTNQNLTELDLSDNTLGDPGMRVLCEALQHPGCNIQRLWLGRCGLSHQCCFDISSVLSRSQKLMELDLSDNALGDFGVRLLCVGLKHPFCSLQKL; encoded by the exons ATGAAGATGACAAGTGTCCGCTGCAAGCTGGCCCAGTATCTAGAGGACCTCGAAGATGTGGACCTCAGGAAATTCAAAATGCACCTAGAAGATTATCCGCCCGAGAGTGGCTGCATCCCACTCCCCAGGGGCCAGATGGAGAAGGCTGACCATTTGGATCTAGCCACTCTCATGATTGACTTCAATGGGGAGGAGAAGGCCTGGGCCATGGCTGTGTGGATCTTCGCAGCTATCAACAGGAGAGACCTCTGggaaaaagctaaaaaggaccagcCAGAGTGGA aTGATTCGTATGCTTCTAATCTCACCATGGTATGCCAGGAAGACAGCCTTGAAGAGGAGTGGAAGGGTTTGCTGGGGTATCTTTCCCAGATCTCGAtttgtaagaaaaagaaag ATTACTGTAAGATATACAGACGTCATGTGAGAAGCAGGTTCTACTGTATCAAAGACAGGAATGCACGTCTGGGTGAGAGTGTGGACCTCAACAACCGCTATACTCAGCTACAACTGGTCAAGGAGCATCCGAGCAAGCAAGAGAGGGAGTATGAACTACTGACCATCAGCAGGACCAAAACGTGGGACAGACCCATAAGTTCCATTAAGCTGGAGTTGCTGTTTGAGCCCGAGGATGAGCACACAGAGCCTGTGCACACAGTGGTGTTCCAGGGAGCAGCAGGCATTGGGAAAACAATACTAGCCAGGAAGATTATGTTGGATTGGGCATCCAGGAAGCTCTTCAAAGACAAATTTGATTATGTATTCTTTATCCACTGTCGAGAGGTGAGCCTCAGGACACCAAGGAGTCTGGGAGACCTGATTGTCAGCTGCTGTCCTGACCCAAACCCACCAGTGTGCAAGATCCTGCACAAGCCCTCCAGGATACTCTTCCTCATGGATGGCTTTGATGAGCTGCAGGGGGCCTTTGATGAGCACATTGGAGAGGTCTGCACAGACTGGCAGAAGGCTGTGAGGGGAGACATTCTGCTGAGCAGCCTCATCCGAAAGAAACTGCTGCCCAAGGCCTCTCTGCTCATTACTACGAGGCCCGTAGCCTTGGAGAAGCTGCAGCATCTGCTGGACCACCCGCGCCATGTCGAGATCCTGGGTTTCTCTGAGGCCAAAAGGAAGGagtatttctttaagtatttctcagaTGAGCTGCAGGCCAGGGAAGCCTTCAGGCTGATCCAAGAGAATGAGATCCTCTTTACCATGTGCTTCATCCCTCTGGTCTGCTGGATCGTGTGCACGGGGCTGAAGCAGCAGATGGAGACTGGGAAGAGCCTGGCCCAGACCTCTAAGACCACTACCGCCGTCtatgtcttcttcctttccagcctGCTGCAATCCCGAGGGGACACAGAAGAGcacctcttctcttcccacctaCAGGGGCTCTGCTCACTGGCTGCAGATGGAATCTGGAACCAGAAAATCCTATTTGAGGAGTGTGATCTGAGGAAACATGGCCTGCAGATGACGGACGTCTCTGCTTTCCTGAGAATGAACGTGTTCCAGAAGGAAGTGGACTGTGAGAGAGTCTACAGCTTCAGCCACATGACCTTCCAGGAGTTCTTTGCTGCTATGTACTATCtgctggaagaggaggaagaggggctggCTATGAGGAAGGGACCAGCAGGCTGTTCAGATCTTCTGAACCGAGACGTGAAGGTCCTCCTAGAGAATTACGGCAAGTTTGAAAAAGGCTATCTGATTTTTGTTGTCCGTTTCCTCTTTGGCCTTGTAAACCAGGAGAGAAGCTCCTATTTGGAGAAGAAATTAAGTTGCAAGATCTCTCAGCAAGTCAGACTGGAACTGCTGAAATGGATTGAAGTGAAAGCCAAGGCCAAGAAGCTGCAGAGGCAGCCCAGCCAGCTGGAACTGTTCTACTGCTTGTATGAGATGCAGGAGGAAGACTTTGTGCAGAGAGCCATGGACCACTTCCCCCAAATTGAGATCAATCTCTCTACCAGAATGGACCATGTGGTTTCCTCCTTCTGTATCAAGAACTGTCGTCGGGTGAAAACCCTTTCCCTGGGGTTTCTCCACAACTCAcctaaggaagaagaagagaaaggaggaagtcaaCACATGGACCAGGTCCATTGTGTTTTCCCAGAGCCCCAAGCTGCCTGTTCTTCCAG ACTGGCGAACTGCTATCTCACGTCTGGCTTCTGCCGAGGCCTCTTCTCAAGTCTAAGCACCAACCAGAACCTCACTGAACTGGACCTCAGCGACAATACTCTGGGGGATCCGGGCATGAGGGTGCTGTGTGAAGCACTCCAGCATCCAGGCTGTAACATTCAGAGACTGTG GTTGGGACGCTGTGGACTTTCCCACCAATGCTGTTTCGACATCTCCTCTGTGCTGAGCCGCAGCCAGAAGCTGATGGAGCTGGATCTGAGCGATAACGCCTTGGGGGATTTTGGAGTCAGACTTCTGTGTGTGGGACTGAAGCACCCGTTCTGCAGCCTGCAGAAACTCTG A